The Acidobacteriota bacterium genome has a segment encoding these proteins:
- a CDS encoding ABC transporter permease, producing MKIGAIAGITFKEAKRDRILYLLFFFAAVGILASRVLAVLTVGDRVKIIKDVGLASISIFGVLMAILIGTGLVYKEIDKKTIFTLLAKPLHRAEFILGKFCGLVLTLFVMTAAMTVIFLAIVYAHTLKIEGGLLVAVAYIFLELILITAVAILFSSFSTPILSSLFALAFYLIGHLSWGLELIIRKMSPGPGRTLVRALYAILPDLENFNFKTEVVHGLPIPPGIFLSSILYGVCYTAFILTLAVLIFRRRDFI from the coding sequence ATGAAGATCGGGGCCATCGCCGGGATCACCTTCAAGGAAGCCAAGCGCGACCGCATCCTCTACCTGCTCTTCTTCTTCGCCGCGGTCGGCATCCTGGCCTCCCGGGTCCTGGCCGTCCTGACGGTCGGCGACCGGGTCAAGATCATCAAGGACGTCGGCCTGGCGTCGATCTCGATCTTCGGCGTCCTGATGGCCATCCTGATCGGCACCGGCCTCGTCTACAAGGAGATAGACAAGAAGACCATCTTCACGCTGCTGGCCAAGCCTCTCCACCGCGCCGAGTTCATCCTGGGCAAGTTCTGCGGCCTGGTCCTGACGCTCTTCGTCATGACCGCGGCCATGACCGTGATCTTCCTGGCCATCGTCTACGCCCACACGCTGAAGATCGAGGGCGGCCTCCTGGTGGCCGTGGCCTACATCTTCCTGGAGCTCATCCTCATCACCGCCGTGGCCATCCTCTTCTCCTCGTTCTCGACGCCCATCCTGAGCTCCCTCTTCGCCCTGGCTTTCTATCTCATCGGGCACCTGTCTTGGGGCCTCGAGCTCATCATCAGGAAGATGTCCCCGGGCCCGGGCCGGACGCTCGTCCGGGCCCTCTACGCGATCCTGCCGGACCTCGAGAACTTCAACTTCAAGACGGAGGTCGTCCACGGCCTGCCCATCCCGCCGGGCATCTTCCTTTCGTCGATCCTCTACGGCGTCTGCTACACGGCCTTCATCCTGACCCTGGCCGTGCTCATCTTCCGGCGCCGCGACTTCATCTGA
- a CDS encoding A24 family peptidase translates to METMTLVLVAVAGLVFGSFFNVVIYRLPRGLNLSRPPSTCPGCGARIKPYDNIPVLSYILLGGKCRRCRRRISPVYPAVELLTALGFVLVYFHAGREIGLDFFAGCLFTGALIVLGFIDAEHQILPDAITMPGLVLALAYSFFRDDLTFRGALLGAVVGGGFLLLVYGAYRLIRRKEGLGMGDVTMMLMVGAALGPARTLLVLILASLAGAIFGLYLVARKGKDFQFALPFGTFIAPAAFAAMIWGQPIVSWYLSRLPR, encoded by the coding sequence ATGGAGACGATGACTCTCGTCCTGGTCGCGGTGGCCGGCCTGGTGTTCGGCAGCTTCTTCAACGTCGTCATCTACCGCCTGCCGCGCGGCCTGAACCTGTCGCGCCCGCCTTCGACCTGCCCCGGTTGCGGCGCGCGGATCAAGCCCTACGACAACATCCCGGTCCTGTCCTATATCCTGCTCGGCGGCAAATGCCGGCGCTGCCGGCGCCGCATCTCCCCGGTCTACCCCGCCGTCGAGCTCCTGACGGCCCTCGGCTTCGTCCTCGTCTATTTCCACGCCGGGCGGGAGATCGGCCTCGACTTCTTCGCCGGCTGCCTCTTCACCGGCGCCCTCATCGTCCTCGGCTTCATCGACGCCGAGCACCAGATCCTGCCCGACGCCATCACCATGCCGGGCCTCGTCCTGGCCCTGGCCTACTCCTTCTTCCGCGACGACCTGACCTTCCGCGGCGCCCTGCTCGGGGCCGTCGTCGGCGGCGGATTCCTGCTCCTCGTTTACGGCGCCTACCGGCTCATCCGCAGGAAGGAAGGATTGGGCATGGGCGACGTGACCATGATGCTCATGGTCGGTGCCGCCCTCGGGCCGGCCCGGACGCTTCTCGTCCTCATCCTGGCGTCGCTCGCGGGGGCGATCTTCGGCCTCTACCTCGTCGCCCGGAAAGGCAAGGACTTCCAGTTCGCCCTGCCCTTCGGGACGTTCATCGCCCCGGCGGCCTTCGCGGCGATGATCTGGGGCCAGCCGATCGTGAGCTGGTACCTGAGCCGTCTCCCCCGCTAG
- the tilS gene encoding tRNA lysidine(34) synthetase TilS — MTTRKPPDPVFAAFRATAVGGGMIVPGDRVLAAVSGGPDSVALVVLLLELREEMPLEIRLAHFNHRLREEADADEAFVRDLARRWVLPLAVDGADIRAFAARRRLNLEEAGRDLRYRFLRRAAADGGATKIATGHNMTDQAETVLMRLMRGTGLSGLAGIAPVVAGAPCPVVRPLLAIAGPDLRAWLAARGLSWREDATNLDRRYLRNRIRAELLPLVARDYEPRIVQHLARLAGIVREDDELLHGFVRELLDEFILRRGRDLSLDLKTLPLLLPALARRVAREFLREAAGGLRDISFDDVAALLALGEGKELTLRKGLTLRRESGRVGLKKMAPTPRPYETLWDGRGDLHLPAAGLVLRGRLRRGDGRGTARPLRKDDRTGADLDADSLAFPLTVRSRRPGDLYRPLGAPGRKKLKEALRAKGVAAAGRDRLPVLLSRGEIVWVPGLPVAERCKVTDSTASVLSIRVLKRAGRPASSGGDGSGTSSRSAGPRSSPRRPPGR, encoded by the coding sequence ATGACAACCCGAAAGCCCCCGGACCCTGTCTTCGCCGCCTTCCGGGCGACGGCTGTCGGCGGGGGAATGATCGTTCCCGGCGACCGCGTCCTGGCCGCCGTCTCCGGCGGGCCCGACTCCGTGGCGCTCGTTGTACTCCTGCTCGAGCTCCGCGAGGAGATGCCTCTCGAGATCCGCCTGGCCCACTTCAACCACCGGCTGAGGGAAGAGGCGGACGCGGACGAGGCTTTCGTCCGGGACCTGGCCCGCCGCTGGGTCCTGCCCCTGGCCGTGGACGGGGCCGACATCCGGGCCTTCGCCGCCCGCCGCCGGCTCAACCTCGAGGAAGCCGGCCGCGACCTGCGCTACCGCTTCCTGCGCCGGGCCGCGGCCGACGGCGGGGCGACCAAGATCGCCACCGGCCACAACATGACCGACCAGGCCGAGACCGTGCTCATGCGCCTGATGAGGGGGACGGGCCTCTCCGGCCTGGCCGGGATCGCGCCGGTCGTCGCCGGCGCGCCCTGTCCCGTCGTCCGGCCGCTCCTGGCGATCGCCGGGCCCGACCTGCGGGCCTGGCTGGCCGCCCGTGGGCTCTCCTGGCGCGAGGACGCCACGAACCTCGACCGCCGCTACCTGCGCAACCGCATCAGGGCCGAACTCCTTCCGCTCGTCGCCCGCGACTATGAGCCCCGGATCGTCCAGCACCTGGCCCGCCTGGCCGGCATCGTCCGCGAGGACGACGAGCTCCTCCACGGCTTCGTCCGCGAGCTCCTCGATGAGTTCATCCTCCGCCGGGGCCGCGACCTGTCGCTGGACCTGAAGACCCTGCCCCTGCTGCTGCCGGCCCTGGCCCGGCGCGTCGCCCGGGAGTTCCTCCGCGAAGCCGCGGGGGGGCTGCGGGACATCTCCTTCGACGACGTGGCCGCCCTCCTGGCCCTCGGCGAGGGCAAGGAGCTGACGCTTCGCAAGGGCCTCACGCTGCGGCGGGAGTCCGGCCGGGTCGGGCTCAAGAAAATGGCCCCGACGCCGAGGCCCTACGAAACCTTGTGGGACGGGCGCGGCGATCTCCATCTGCCCGCCGCCGGCCTGGTCCTGCGAGGGCGCCTGCGCCGGGGCGACGGCCGCGGGACGGCCCGGCCGCTCCGCAAGGACGACCGGACCGGCGCCGACCTCGACGCGGATTCGCTCGCCTTTCCGCTGACGGTCCGGAGCCGGCGGCCGGGCGATCTCTACCGGCCGCTCGGCGCGCCGGGCCGGAAGAAGCTCAAGGAGGCCCTCCGGGCCAAGGGCGTCGCCGCGGCCGGGCGCGACCGCCTCCCGGTCCTCCTCTCGCGCGGCGAGATCGTCTGGGTCCCGGGCCTGCCGGTCGCGGAGCGGTGCAAGGTCACGGACTCCACGGCCTCGGTGCTCTCGATCCGGGTCCTGAAAAGGGCGGGCCGCCCGGCGTCTAGCGGGGGAGACGGCTCAGGTACCAGCTCACGATCGGCTGGCCCCAGATCATCGCCGCGAAGGCCGCCGGGGCGATGA